Within the Sarcophilus harrisii chromosome 2, mSarHar1.11, whole genome shotgun sequence genome, the region TCCAGAAAGATTCAAACGCCTGTTTTAGTTGAGTCTACGACTCACTTGGGGTCTCCTCTAAACTTGTTAAACGACCAGAATTCAATAAGAAAATACTGTATTTCATTGTCCCAagctcttttcttccctcccaccaAAAAGCGAAGTTAAACAGATAAAGAGACCAGGTTTCGGGAGGGGTTGCCCCCAGACAGCGGAATCCCCTAGAGCGAACTCAAACAAGACAGCCGAGCCCGGTGCATCACGGGATTTGTAGTTTCTGGAGGCGGAAGGAGGTGTCTTCAAAGCACGTCAAGCCCAAGTGGTTTCAAGTCTCAGTCCCTAAGGATCCCGCAGGCCCTAAAATCTCAGCCAGCAGCGCTTATTCCCTAAATTCGTTCTCAGTTTCGTCCTGTTTCTGTCTTCAGCTACAGCAGCTCTTTACACTGTCGCCATCTTTCTCCCAGAACCCAAccggaaagagagaagggagcgTCAGGAAACTACTTCCGGGTCGCTCCCATCGAGTCTGCCACTTCCGGGTGGAAGTTTCCCGGTTATACCCGCTTGCTCTGTTCTCTCCCAGTTTCGAGGCCAGCTGGAGCACACTAAGAGAGTCGGCCTGCTTCGCGAATCAGGTCGTCCCCATCCCAGTCAGTGCTGCCCGTCCTGAGAGGGAGAGGGCAGCACCCAGGCTGTTTCCCCGCGGTCTAGGAGCGGACACGGTTGGGGGGAGCCTCAGAGCGGAGCTGCTTTCTCCTGCTGCGGAATAAACTTGCATGCGCATGCGCGAAGACTTCTCAGCGACTCATTTGAACGCATGCGCAGAAAGGGCTTGGGGGACTGGCGGATTTTTTGACGGTCTAAGAGTGTGAGGTCTTGGTGCTGGGGGCGGCCCCGGGAGAGCGCAGGTGCATAGAGGCGCCTCCCGGCCTCTGGGGGCCCTGACGGACTTGCCCCCCTTCCTCTCGGAGGTCTCCGCGCGTCATGGCCGAAGGCCTAGAGATGGGCAAGGATCCCAACGACCCGACGCACTCGCGGACGCTCTTTGTCCGTGAGGACGGCACCTCCATCTCGTTCTACGTGCGGCCGGGTCCCGCCAAGCGGCGCCTCTCCACGCTCATTCTGCACGGGGGCGGCACGCTGTGCCGGGTGCAGGAACCCGAGGCGGTGCTGCTGGCCCAGCCCGGGGAGGCGCAGGCCGAGGCCCTGGGGGACTTCATCTCCACGCAGTACATCACCGACTGCGTGGAGCGCAACGAGCGGCTGGCCTTGGAGGACTACCGCCTGGGCCGCCGGGAGCCCGAGAGCCCGGAGGCGGCCCCGAGAGAGCCCGAGGAGGCCTACACGGAAGCCGAGGACGCGGCCATAGTCCGCTACGTGAAGGACAACGCGCGCTCCCCCAACGCGCTCGCGGGCACGGCGCTGTGGAAGGGCCTGGAGAAAGCGGCCCTCACGCAGCGGCCCTGGCAGTCCCTGAAGGACCGCTACCTGAAGCACCTGAAGGGCTTGGAGCAGAAGTACCTGGAGGCCGAGCGAGCCGCCAGCCCGACCCAGAAGCCCAAGAGAAAGGCGGAGGAAGCGGAACCCGACGGCAGTGGTAAAGACCGCTTTTACTGGACGCTGCCCCGCTCCCCCAAGCAGCTGCCTCCTGGACACCTTTTTCCTTGGCGACCAGAGACCTTTTTTGGTCCAGGGTTGTCCGGAGGCCAAGTTTTTCCAAGCCACTTGCGGGCACTTACTGAGAACAGCTCCCTCTCCAAAACCCAAACAAAGGCTCCCTCAGTAACCCTGTAAGAGCAGGCGGTGTGAAGGGAGCATGAGACGCGcttacacacaaatatatacaattccaAGCAAACGGAGCAAGACGGAGTTGTTAAGGGACCCAGAGCCCTGGAGCTCCGCCTTCACTACCATGGTGACCTCAGACAAGCCCAATGACCAGCTTTGCCAAAGAGCTCTTTAGCTCCCTTAAACTGCCTTTTAGCTCATTTTTGCTGGTCCCCAGAAATGACCCCCCCCTCCAGCCCCCATGCAGCACTCATCTGCCATTAAGCTCTAAAGGGGCTGCTTAGACAATAACTACCCAAAGGAAGCCAtttacaataacagcaagaatagaGTCAAttacaaggttttttttaaaacatttgaacaATTCAACCTTGTTGcctttgttgattttgtttagtGCTTTAGAACCAAGTGTCTTAGCCCTTTATAAGCCGTTAACTCACTGGTGGAGTTTATGGAATTGTGCAGCAGCTGCCCTCTTGACCTTATCCAAGGGGTCAAATGTTTGCCTTGCTACTCACTTCTCATTCCACTAAGGAGCAGGTGGTGAAAAGAAGACTTTGTAGGGAAAAGAACATAAACAAGAAACGAGGTCAAATTTTAGatactgaaaatgaaaattcacccttaatttgtgtatatatagatatagatatatagatatatatatagatatgaatatagatatagatagatagatccacTTGACAtaaaatatagtagaaagagcattggtTTTGGAATGGGTTGATCTTCGCCTGTGAGTTGTGTGACATGGgctaagtcacttagcctctctgagccttcatttcttcataaGAAAAAAGCACTAATAAGTTTGTCTGTTTTGCTTACTTGAGAGGcttgtgaacatcaaatgaggTAACGTGTGAAAGACCTTTTAAATGGTAGGAGTCGATGCAAATATAAGATcttactttttctgttttaattcatCACCCAAGACACATAGTAACAAGCATTAGTGTTTTAAGGTTAAATTTCCTAAGTAGAAGATCACCAAATcaaccttctctttccttttctttcactaGAAATAACCTGTGGCAAACTCCTGAAGGGGGGGGAGCTTTTATCTTCAAGCCCTAAAAGGTTGCTTTGGCAATTGCTGTATCTAAAAGAAACTATCAGACTCAAAGGAACATACATATAGTTCTACTTTATAATCTCgtgttataaaaaatatttggatcCTCATTGCCTAGTGATGATAGCATAGCacttgattgattaaaaaaaaaagaactataaggattttacatttttaaaaaaaagaatttccagtATGTATATTTCTTCagtagttttaagaaaaaaatttgaggtCCCTTGTTCTTGAAAAAAccttgattttaaaataagataagcTTTTAAAATTGTTGATTTGCTTAAGAAAATTGACATTGAGAAACATTTCTAGCCTTTTTACTTAAATAGAAAATgggtttattttgcatttcatgatcCAGGAATACTGGTGTTATTGTGGGCAATTGTTTTTTTTCAGAAGTGAAAGTAGAAGTTCTTTGctattatatattgtttcttcCTCAGGTGTCAGTTGaatcaaaaaatatattcctGGGATCCATCCTTGGATCAAAGCACATGGGCAAGAATAGCTAATACTTGATAATTCACTTTTTTGGggtatgtttgtttttatttttttgtcttttttagaaCCACAGAAGAAAAAAGCCCCTGATCTGCCTGAGGAAGAAAATGCAGAGAAGCCAGTGCAGGAGAGTGAAACAACAGAAGAAGAGGTTTTGCGCCCTGAAAATCAGGAGGTTGAAGAAAGTGAGGTTTGTAGAAAGCAttttcttaaatacttttttCCACCTCCTGGTCATCTCCTTGATCTATTGCTCAGCACAAATCAGAAATGTAGGCATCGACACATGAGCAGTTCAGAGTATAATTGTGAAGGTAAGGGGTCTTCAAGATAGTCCCAGGCAAAGGATCTATTAGGACTAGAAACTTGTTCCATTCAAGGAGGGAGAACAATACTATAGGTatgttcatttataaaatacatttccttTGTCCCAAactcatttttacttctttatttaaattgtggtttatggTTTTAGAAAAGCAACTTTAACAGTTCTCAGGAATGTAAGCCTAACTTTAAACAAGAAGACAGAAAATATGCCaactttctgtctttttatcaAGTGTGACTTTGTGTCTATATATTCTTTACCATGGTTAATACAATGTCTAGCATGTAATGACATTCCAAATTTAATGAGAGTatgtgaaaaaatggaagaaccaGAAAGCGAAGCCAATCGGGAACAGGGATAGGGATCGGACCAGAGTTTTCATTGGCATAGGGAGCTCTACTACATAGATCATCACTTTCTTGAGTTGCCTTGGGTACTTAGGCATTTGGTGTGGCCCAGGCTACATAGCCAGCATGTGCCAGAAATGAGGTTTGACCTAGGACTACTCCATCTTTGAGTTAGCTGTATTTCTACTATCCCACACTGAAGATTAGCCAATAAAATGATCATATTATTCTGTTTTGGAGatgcaagaaaaataacatatcttaaattaattttaataataaacaaGTTAAATCTATAGGAAGTAGCTATACTTCTTGCTAGCCAGTGATTTGCATTTGACTTTATATTTCTACTGTAGAAACTCTTAATATTACTATGATTTATATTAATCTTTCTACCATGTAGAGTGGTTGGAAATTTAAATAGACTTTAAGTAGAAGTGGCAGTGCAGTTCACAATATGAACTGGAATAaggagattctttttttccccttattttgcTAGTAGCTGGTGATGTTGAGTAGAAAATCACTTTGCTACTGTGGGCCTCTTTTGTTTGTAAAATTACAGTTTTAAAGGGAGTTACAGTTATGCAATTCTGTAACAATTGCTTGGAGatcctaatttcttttcttttttgattgtttAGAGAATATgaacttcttcatttttctgatttcattacTTTTAGGTTCATGATCAGACCCCTGACCTTGAATTAACTGTTACTAAAAATGGAGAGCTGACCAGTCCTGAAAAAAATAACTCCAATTTGAAAGAGGCTCCAAAAGACAGTGAGGTCGTTGAAGACAATGTTGTATTGGAAACACAGCCTGAAGCAGAGGAAAGCAGTTCAAGCCCCTCACCTGAGGTGGAAGCTGTCATCAAAGTCATCAAACATTTAATGGAGGAATTTAGCGTGGATCTAGCAACAGTTACACAAGCTTTCTTGAAAAACAGTGGAGAACTGGAAGCCACTTGTTCCTTTTTGCAGACAGGCCAACGATCTGATGGATATCCAATCTGGACCCGACAAGATGATGTGGATTTGCAGAAAGATGATGAGAACACCAGAAacaaattgataaaaaaatttgGTGCTAAGAATGTAGCAAGGAGGattgaattcagaaagaattaGCGCAAGATGTCAGGGGAAAAGATCAGACTAGGTTTCATAGAATGAGCAATTGTAAAAGGTAGGGGAGTTGAAAAGACTGATGCTTGATTACTAACCAGTATTATTATTGATTTGTTAACAAATATGACCatgtaagaaaatttaaaagcagataaatttggaaaatatggTAATACTAGATAGTACTTCAAGATCCCAAAGTGCTTTTCATATTCCCTCATGTTTTACCCACCCAGTCATCGATATTCAGAATTAGATATATTGAAGGTGGAGTTTCTGTCATGCTCTTACTTGGTTCCTATGTCCAGGTATCTGCTGTAGCATGCTGTCTTCCAGGAAttgtttgaaatatttattattgtaaatTTTTAAGCCAGAGAATTCTAGTTTATTTTAACCTATAAGCACTGCTCCTCTGACATTAAGCTAGTGCTATTTCAgccagataaaatataaatttatgttttgcattaaaaaaaataatcagaaccTTGAAGCTGTCTGAATGCCTAGTCATAGTAAcaaagatttaaagctggaagggaccttgggaTCCATCAattccagtcccttcattttatagaagtaaCCAAAACAAAGAGgttagttaagtgatttacctgggATCCCACacctattaaatgtctgaggaaagatttgaatccaggtcttcctaatgcCCAAATCTGGTGCATTATTCATTTATGTAGTAATActccctcttaaaaaaaaaataataggctGCAGAGGGAGGTAAAAATTCTACCATGTGATTCCTACTGTCCTCATTAGATGTAGAGGGGATttgggaccttagaggtcatctgttTCAATGATCTCATTCTTAAGGTGAGGAAATAGGACtagggaaattaagaaataaggtCAGTTACAGATTTAATGAAGCTCAGAAATGGGGATTTGTACttgggttctttga harbors:
- the TERF2IP gene encoding telomeric repeat-binding factor 2-interacting protein 1; this translates as MAEGLEMGKDPNDPTHSRTLFVREDGTSISFYVRPGPAKRRLSTLILHGGGTLCRVQEPEAVLLAQPGEAQAEALGDFISTQYITDCVERNERLALEDYRLGRREPESPEAAPREPEEAYTEAEDAAIVRYVKDNARSPNALAGTALWKGLEKAALTQRPWQSLKDRYLKHLKGLEQKYLEAERAASPTQKPKRKAEEAEPDGSEPQKKKAPDLPEEENAEKPVQESETTEEEVLRPENQEVEESEVHDQTPDLELTVTKNGELTSPEKNNSNLKEAPKDSEVVEDNVVLETQPEAEESSSSPSPEVEAVIKVIKHLMEEFSVDLATVTQAFLKNSGELEATCSFLQTGQRSDGYPIWTRQDDVDLQKDDENTRNKLIKKFGAKNVARRIEFRKN